The Nonlabens sp. YIK11 genomic interval TTGTTTTGCATTGAACCGCTCAAAATTATGGATACGGTGGTTCTATTTTCTGTAGAGAGCTTTCTTAGCGGAATCACGTTTCCCTTTTTTATTATATAAACTCAAAAAGGATGGTGCTGCAATCAATCATGGTAAACTATCGGCTAACAAGATTCCGCAATCCTTTAAATGTTTGAAACTTTAAACCTTTTAAAATATATAATTATAATAACTTTAATATATTTATATTTGTAACATTTAATATGTTAAAGTTTTGTATGAAAATAACCGTATATAATGCAAAAGGAGGGGCTGGGAAAACCCCTATTGCCGCCAACATTGCTCTCGATCATGACTACGCCATTGGCACTAATGAGGCATACCACGTCTATGATAGTTTTATAATCGATGAGAGGTTATTAGCCTTAGATCTCTCCGAGTCATTCCCTATGATACCTGATGATATAGATATTGTATTCGATTTAGCTGGGACCATATCGGATAGTTCACACAGCATAACTTCTGCAATTATCCAATCTGACCTTATTATAGTACCCATCTATAATGAGGTGAAATCTTTAGCAGGAGGAATAGGAACACTAAATGAAATCAGCAATATTCCGGAATTCAAAGGAAAGGTTTTGGTTGTTGCAACAAAACTTTCCAAAGAAAGGAAGGAGCATTTTAAAAAGGGAGAGTGGCATAAATCAAATGATTATAAAAATGTATTAGCCGCCGGTTCGAAATTCTGGGTTCGACTATAATGTTCTTCCACTCAAATTTTCTAAAAGCTTTTGATGCCATATTTGAAAAGGAGATGTCGGTTGCACAGATGTGTCAAGCTGACCCACTTACGAGATATAGCCATCGTGAAGTACAGACCCAATTCAACAAAATCTACGAATTCATAAAAACAGGACAAGATGCCAAGTAAAAACGATCTATCATCACTAAAGAAACCTAAAAAGGAAAACAT includes:
- a CDS encoding ParA family protein; this encodes MKITVYNAKGGAGKTPIAANIALDHDYAIGTNEAYHVYDSFIIDERLLALDLSESFPMIPDDIDIVFDLAGTISDSSHSITSAIIQSDLIIVPIYNEVKSLAGGIGTLNEISNIPEFKGKVLVVATKLSKERKEHFKKGEWHKSNDYKNVLAAGSKFWVRL